The following proteins come from a genomic window of Lolium rigidum isolate FL_2022 chromosome 5, APGP_CSIRO_Lrig_0.1, whole genome shotgun sequence:
- the LOC124657028 gene encoding F-box/FBD/LRR-repeat protein At1g13570-like has protein sequence MSPARRAYKKRRSSEVAVADALISLPTGVLDDILARAGLRDAVRTSALSRAWRRRWEALPSIDLLFLDDAKKGLRAVDGILLRYPGRIRRFDAYLDLDLENLYAGRVTDWIIALYRRGLEAFNLISVDSFIDLPSAVFSRGSLTMLRLCGCNIPFLPVGFEGFPKLKNLALMNVWFQEDGGYQLEEIIATSPSLEQLTLWDLEIAGDFKEWAIQAPNLRFLSIRTLDDLGWNPGELPSLRSAEIQIYDLFGDRDFAKFLTRFANITKLKICTRHTPSNGANILETLPCTFGKLKSLKLYTQFCELSSILSTFCLLRSSPNLERLKIVIDDGVDQKYEANGEFQNAQWTDGMCANLQFVQITGTHWLSNELTFIELVLSNARLLRTLSVSHGEKCSMSNEAAVNKLLKYTRASSRAEVIYEGKAKKD, from the exons ATGTCGCCGGCGCGCCGCGCTTACAAGAAGCGCCGGTCGAGCGAGGTCGCTGTAGCGGACGCCCTAATCTCCCTGCCAACAGGCGTTCTCGACGACATACTCGCCCGCGCCGGCCTCCGCGACGCCGTCCGCACGTCGGCGCTTTCCCGAGCCTGGCGACGCCGATGGGAGGCCCTCCCATCCATCGACCTCCTCTTCCTCGACGACGCGAAGAAGGGGCTCAGGGCCGTCGACGGCATCCTTCTTCGCTACCCCGGACGCATCCGGCGCTTCGACGCCTACCTCGACCTTGACCTCGAGAACCTCTACGCGGGCCGCGTCACCGACTGGATCATCGCGCTCTACCGCCGGGGCCTCGAGGCCTTCAACCTCATCTCCGTCGACAGCTTCATCGACCTCCCCTCCGCCGTCTTctcccgcggcagcctcaccatgCTCCGTCTATGCGGCTGCAACATCCCGTTCCTACCCGTGGGCTTCGAGGGTTTCCCCAAGCTGAAGAACCTTGCTCTCATGAACGTCTGGTTTCAGGAGGACGGGGGGTACCAACTGGAGGAAATCATTGCCACATCGCCGTCGCTCGAGCAACTGACACTCTGGGATCTGGAGATTGCAGGCGACTTCAAAGAGTGGGCCATTCAGGCGCCCAATCTCCGGTTCTTATCCATTAGAACACTTGATGATTTAGGCTGGAACCCTGGGGAGCTTCCGTCCCTGCGTTCTGCCGAAATTCAGATCTATGATTTATTCGGGGACCGAGACTTTGCCAAATTCCTCACCAGATTTGCAAATATTACCAAGCTTAAGATATGTACTCGCCATACGCCG TCAAATGGGGCTAATATACTAGAGACACTTCCATGCACTTTTGGAAAATTGAAGAGTTTAAAATTGTATACACAATTCTGTGAACTTTCCTCCATTTTGTCAACCTTTTGCTTATTGAGGAGTTCTCCGAACCTTGAAAGACTCAAGATAGTG ATCGATGATGGTGTGGATCAGAAGTATGAGGCAAACGGAGAGTTTCAAAACGCACAGTGGACTGATGGCATGTGTGCCAACCTTCAGTTTGTGCAGATAACTGGTACCCATTGGCTTTCAAATGAATTGACTTTTATAGAGCTTGTTCTCTCCAATGCAAGGCTTCTTCGCACTTTATCTGTTAGTCATGGTGAGAAATGCTCAATGTCTAATGAGGCTGCAGTGAACAAGCTATTGAAGTACACAAGAGCTTCAAGTCGTGCAGAGGTTATATATGAAG GCAAAGCAAAGAAAGACTAG